ATTCTATATTTTCATTCTGTAAGGCCAGTCGTATCGTTTCTCGTGCTTCATAAGAAGGCGTGAGTATACAAGTTAGCCATCTATTGGAAAAGTAATCCTTGGGCTCCTTCAAGAAATCAATACCTTCAAAACCGTCTAAATTTTTCAAATAAAACTCATGGTTTGCTCGTCTGGTATTTACCCTATCCTGTAAGACCTGCATCTGTCCGCGACCTATACCGGCAAGAACGTTGCTCATGCGATAATTATATCCAATATTGGAATGTTGGTAATGGGGAGCGGCATCCCTAGCTTGGGTGGCCAAATGAATGGCCTTTTCAATATATTTCTTATTAGGGCTCGTTATAGCCCCACCACCCGAGGTGGTTATAATCTTATTGCCATTAAAGGAAAGAATACCAATGGCACCGAAGGTCCCACACTTTTTTCCTTTATAGCTGCTACCCAATGCTTCCGCACTATCCTCCAAAATGGGAATGTCATATTTTTGAGCCACTTCATGTACGGCGTCAGTATCGTAAGGCATTCCGTACAAGTGCACTGCAATGATAGCTTTTGGCTTTTTATAGTTTTCTATTCGATCTTTAATTGCCTTTTCTAAAAGAATTGGAGATAGGTTCCAAGTATTGGATTCACTATCAATAAAAATAGGTTTCGCACCAAGATAGACTATGGGATTGGCTGAAGCAGAAAATGTAAAACTTTGGCAAAGGACCTCATCGCCAGGGGAGACACCCAATATTTCGAGTCCTAAATGTATAGCCCCAGTTCCAGAACTTAATGCTCCTATATGTACATCCTCACCTAAATAACTTTTGATATCATTTTCAAAACCGGTAACATTAGGGCCTAACGGCGCTATCCAATTTGTTTTGAACGCTTCTTCAACAAAAACTCTCTCGGCATTGCCCATGTGGGGAGATGAAAGCCATATTTTATCCGCTATTTTCGTTTCCAAATTTTCTCGACCATTTTTAGTGAAACTTCTAACATCCTTAGGCTCTTATGTTGACAGAAAGAAATACAGTACAAAATCGTAATTCAACAAATCAAGACATAATAGACTAAGAGACAAATTTAATATTTATTACGGTCAGCGGTTAAATATTAGAACATATTTCGCCAAAGGTGTGAAAAAATCGGATATAAGCTTATTACAGGTTTTTTTTGGCTAAGAAAACACCTATTTTACCTTATCATACATATCCTTCAACATAAGACATTGGACGATTTGAGGATAGTGAAACTCAATATTCTTTTGAACTTCATTGATTATCTATTTATTTTCAAAGCTCGCACGTGATTAAAGTTATAAAATAGCAAAAATGTAAAAATATAGACCCTATGAAAAATAATTTGTAAACTAGCTTTTTAATCTCTTTTGTTAAGACGATGCTGAATTTTTATATTCTGTTCAACATTGAATGATTGAAATTTGCGGTTTGTAGAATATAGAGGATATGATCAGTGTATATTTTTGAGGACATTGGTTTCTTAAAAAGTAAATATGGCTTGGAACTTTCAAAGTTTTCTTTTTCTAAATGTTTTCTACATCTTTGCATTCATTTTAAATTTAAACCAATTTTTGACAATTAGAGAAATATGAATCTTACAATTATTGGAACTGGATATGTAGGTTTGGTTAGTGGTGCGTGTTTTGCAGAAATGGGGAATACGGTTACCTGCATTGATATTGACAAGACAAAGGTTGAGAACCTCAAAAAGGGTATCATACCGATATATGAGCCTGGTCTCGAGGCTATAGTTAAGCGTAATATCTCGAATAAAACGCTACATTTTAGTACTGTTTTGTCAGACCATCTGGAGAAATGCGATGTGGCTTTTATAGCCGTTGGCACTCCCATGGGAGATGATGGTTCCGCGGATTTACAATATGTTTTACAAGTAGCTAAAGAAATTGGACGGTATATGACCCATTCTTTGGTTGTGGTAGATAAATCCACGGTTCCGGTAGGTACGGCAGATAAAGTACGTGCCACTATTGTAAAAGAATTACAGCACCGAAAAGTTAATATTGCTTTCCATGTAGTATCAAATCCGGAATTTCTAAAGGAAGGAGATGCAATTAATGATTTTATGAAACCGGATAGGGTGATTATTGGAGCTGATAATGAAGAGGCTGTGGAAACAATGCGGGTACTCTATTCTCCTTTTTTAGAAGTAGTTTGGATCGATTTATTGTAATGGACGTGCGATCTGCGGAGATGACCAAATACGTAGCAAATGCAATGTTGGCGACTAAAATTTCATTTATGAACGAAGTTGCAAATATTTGTGAATTGGTGGGAGCGGATGTTAATAAAATACGTATTGGTATTGGCTCTGACAGTAGAATAGGTTATAGTTTTATATATCCAGGAAGCGGTTATGGCGGCTCCTGTTTCCCCAAAGATATAAAAGCGCTAAAAAAAACTGCATTGGAACATGGCTATACTACTAGATTGATAGGCGCTGTTGAAGACGTTAATAATGATCAGAAATTTGTGATTGGCAAAAAAGTAGTGAAAAGGTTTGGCGAAAATTTAAAAGGTAAAACATTCGCCGTGTGGGGACTGGCTTTTAAACCAGAAACTGATGATATGCGAGAAGCTCCTGCTATATATGTAATTAAAGAGTTAGTAAATCGAGGAGCAAAAGTTAATGCCTATGATCCAAAAGCTATGGAAGAGGCTGAGCATTTCTACTTAAAAGATGTTGAGGGCATTTCTTATTTTCAATCCAAATATGAAACCTTACGTAATGCCGATGCAATGATACTTTTGACGGAATGGAAAGAATTTCGTTCCCCCGATTTTGATGAGTTAAAAAAACAAATGAAGCATCCTATTATATTTGATGGTAGAAATCAGTTTAAGGATGAGTTTCTTAAAAAACTTGGTTTGGAGTATCATCAAATAGGTAAAACATCACTAAGTCTTTGATGACTAAATTGATTCGATATTTTAGCTCAATTTGAACATTTTATTCTTTATTATCTAAATCAAAAAAGAATAATTAATTTTTTATCCGTATAAAATCTTATATTTCAACTCTTGAAAAATATATAATTAGAAATATTCTTTTAATATGACTATTCTAATTTCCATGATAAAAGATTGCTTGATCTTTTTTTATGAAACTATACAAATCTTCAATAATTATTAATATTTCAATCAATAACCATTCATCGGAAATATATCCCCTTTGAATTAAATTGTTTAATGTCTTAAAATCTTTTCTCACTTTTGGAGCTAAATCAAAAACTAATAATCAATTATGGATATTGAGCATTTTAACCTTAATCCGAATCTTAAAATTTTAGTCACTGGGGGTGCTGGTTTTATTGGTTCAAATATTTGCGAGGCATTAATAAAAAATGGGAATAAAGTTACATGCTTAGATAACTTTGCTACTGGTAAGAAAACTAATATTTCGAAATTAATCGATAATAATAATTTTACACTTTTAGAGGGAGATATCAGAAATCTGGATACTTGTAAACAAGCTTGTATTGATGTCAACTATGTTTTGCACCAAGCTGCACTTGGTTCGGTGCCAAGGTCAATAAATGACCCTGTCACCAGTAATAGTGTGAATGTATCTGGATTCTTAAATATGCTAGTAGCGGCGAAGGATTCTGACGTAAAACGATTTATTTATGCAGCAAGCTCCTCTACTTACGGAGATTCCAAAATAATGCCTAAAGTAGAAGATCGAATTGGAAAACCCTTGTCACCTTATGCAATAACAAAATATGTTAATGAACTCTATGCTGATGTTTTTTCGAAAACTTATGGTTTGGAAACAATAGGTTTGCGCTATTTCAATGTATTTGGGCGTAAACAAGATCCTAATGGAGCGTATGCCGCTGTAATACCTAAATTTACCACGCAGTTAATGAATCATGAATCCCCAATGATAAATGGAGATGGGAGTTTTTCGAGAGATTTTACTTACATTGATAATGTTATTGAAATGAATATAAGATCAATTTTGACAACTAATCCAGACGCTATCAATACCATATATAATGTTGCTTTTGGAGAACGTACTAATTTAAATCAACTTATTGAGCATCTAAAGATATTTTTGAGTGAGTTTGATTCGAATATTAAGTCTATTGAGGTAAAATACGGGGATATTAGAAAGGGAGATGTTCCTCATTCCTTGGCCTCTATAGAAAAGGCTAAAAAATTACTTGGTTACAATCCTCAATTCGATATCATTAAGGGGTTAAAGGAAGCTACTAAGTGGTATTGGGATAATTTAAGAAAATAGTTTAACATGACTTTTCTAATATTAAATATTTAAAAAAATGAATAAAAATATTGCCGTAATAGGTCTTGGTTATGTTGGTTTGCCTTTAGCCAGATTGTTCGCAACAAAATATGCTGTAGTTGGTTTTGACATAAATAAAAAAAGAGTTGAAGAATTAAATTCGGGAATTGACACCACCTTAGAAGTTGATAATGACACTTTACACTCTGTGCTAA
This sequence is a window from Maribacter aestuarii. Protein-coding genes within it:
- a CDS encoding DegT/DnrJ/EryC1/StrS family aminotransferase; its protein translation is MGNAERVFVEEAFKTNWIAPLGPNVTGFENDIKSYLGEDVHIGALSSGTGAIHLGLEILGVSPGDEVLCQSFTFSASANPIVYLGAKPIFIDSESNTWNLSPILLEKAIKDRIENYKKPKAIIAVHLYGMPYDTDAVHEVAQKYDIPILEDSAEALGSSYKGKKCGTFGAIGILSFNGNKIITTSGGGAITSPNKKYIEKAIHLATQARDAAPHYQHSNIGYNYRMSNVLAGIGRGQMQVLQDRVNTRRANHEFYLKNLDGFEGIDFLKEPKDYFSNRWLTCILTPSYEARETIRLALQNENIESRPLWKPMHLQPVFKSNPNYMDGTSEDLFLRGLCLPSGSNLSEIDLERVVGIIKNNLP
- a CDS encoding SDR family oxidoreductase codes for the protein MDIEHFNLNPNLKILVTGGAGFIGSNICEALIKNGNKVTCLDNFATGKKTNISKLIDNNNFTLLEGDIRNLDTCKQACIDVNYVLHQAALGSVPRSINDPVTSNSVNVSGFLNMLVAAKDSDVKRFIYAASSSTYGDSKIMPKVEDRIGKPLSPYAITKYVNELYADVFSKTYGLETIGLRYFNVFGRKQDPNGAYAAVIPKFTTQLMNHESPMINGDGSFSRDFTYIDNVIEMNIRSILTTNPDAINTIYNVAFGERTNLNQLIEHLKIFLSEFDSNIKSIEVKYGDIRKGDVPHSLASIEKAKKLLGYNPQFDIIKGLKEATKWYWDNLRK